Proteins encoded together in one Planifilum fimeticola window:
- the glyS gene encoding glycine--tRNA ligase subunit beta, which produces MAERELLLEIGCEEIPARFVGEAAKQLKERVENWLEENRIDYRTSHTYATPRRLALRVEGVAERQRDVQEEVRGPAKRIAVREDGSWSPAAEGFARKQGVTLDDLYFDEYKGEEYLFARKGMKGKATSECLPEGLPVVLSSIHLPGAMRWGSGRTRFIRPVRWLVCLFGGETIPFTWAGVTAGNRTRGHRFLGEEVELSSPEEYPEILRNQWVIADVEERRRRILDQLHRLEEEKGWRIPVDEGLLEEVTHLVEYPTVLSGSFDEKFLELPSAVLITTMREHQRYFPVTDEDGRLLPYFVTVRNGDDVALDVVARGNQKVLRARLADARFFFEEDLKLPVDEAVSRLDQIVFHEKLGSIGDKVRRVRALALSIAGWLGLDEDAVKKIDRAARICKFDLSTQMVYEFPELEGVMGEEYARRAGEDPEVSRAVFEHHLPRHAGDELPGSIAGTVLALADKIDAQAAFLGIGIQPSGSQDPYGLRRRAAGLIQILLHRDWPAVTLNRLWDLALDLLKEKGLVTQSVEEVKKQLEEFFALRLRTVLQEADIRHDVIDAVLAAGVGDPRLTVDKARFLTERVKEEDEFKPVVEAFNRAANLGRKGDPGKAVDPSLMEEKAERLLWDAYRQAADRFEAALSRRDVSGMYRALAEMAPAIHRFFDDVFVMAEDEAVRANRLALLRQVTDQVKRFAHFDRLVG; this is translated from the coding sequence GTGGCTGAAAGGGAATTGCTGTTGGAGATCGGCTGTGAGGAGATACCGGCCCGGTTCGTCGGCGAAGCGGCAAAGCAATTGAAAGAACGGGTTGAAAACTGGCTCGAGGAGAATCGGATCGACTACCGAACCAGTCATACATATGCCACTCCCCGGCGGCTCGCCCTTCGGGTTGAAGGGGTGGCCGAACGCCAGCGGGATGTGCAGGAGGAGGTGCGAGGCCCCGCCAAGCGGATTGCCGTCAGGGAAGACGGAAGCTGGAGCCCCGCCGCGGAGGGATTTGCCCGGAAGCAGGGCGTTACCCTGGATGACCTCTATTTCGACGAATACAAAGGGGAAGAATACCTGTTTGCCCGGAAAGGGATGAAGGGGAAAGCCACCAGCGAATGCTTGCCGGAGGGACTCCCCGTCGTCCTGTCGTCCATCCACCTGCCGGGGGCGATGCGCTGGGGGAGCGGCCGGACCCGGTTTATCCGTCCGGTGCGGTGGTTGGTTTGCCTCTTCGGCGGAGAAACGATTCCCTTCACGTGGGCAGGCGTCACCGCCGGCAACCGGACGCGCGGCCACCGGTTTCTGGGGGAAGAGGTGGAGCTTTCTTCGCCGGAGGAGTATCCGGAAATTCTCCGAAACCAATGGGTGATCGCCGATGTGGAGGAGCGCAGGCGACGGATTCTCGATCAGCTGCACCGGCTGGAGGAGGAAAAGGGTTGGCGCATTCCCGTCGATGAGGGATTGCTGGAGGAAGTGACCCATCTGGTGGAATATCCGACGGTTCTCTCCGGTTCCTTCGATGAGAAATTCCTCGAATTGCCCTCCGCGGTTCTGATCACGACGATGAGGGAGCACCAGCGTTACTTTCCGGTGACGGACGAGGACGGGAGGCTGCTGCCTTATTTCGTCACGGTGCGGAACGGGGACGATGTCGCCCTGGACGTGGTGGCCCGGGGGAACCAAAAGGTGCTGAGGGCCCGTTTGGCCGATGCCCGCTTCTTCTTCGAGGAGGATTTGAAGCTTCCCGTCGACGAGGCGGTTTCCCGGCTCGACCAGATCGTTTTCCATGAGAAACTGGGGAGCATCGGGGACAAGGTGCGCCGCGTCCGTGCGCTCGCCCTCTCCATCGCGGGTTGGCTCGGGCTGGATGAGGATGCGGTCAAAAAAATCGACCGGGCCGCGCGAATCTGCAAATTCGACCTGTCGACGCAGATGGTTTACGAATTCCCCGAGCTGGAGGGAGTCATGGGCGAAGAATACGCCCGGAGGGCCGGAGAAGACCCGGAGGTTTCCCGGGCGGTTTTCGAACACCACTTGCCCCGCCATGCGGGGGACGAACTTCCCGGCTCCATTGCGGGAACCGTCCTCGCCCTGGCTGACAAGATCGATGCCCAGGCCGCCTTCCTCGGAATCGGCATCCAGCCCTCCGGATCCCAGGATCCCTACGGGTTGCGCCGCAGGGCCGCCGGGTTGATCCAGATCCTTCTGCACCGCGATTGGCCGGCGGTGACGTTGAATCGGCTGTGGGACCTCGCCCTCGACCTCTTGAAGGAGAAGGGGCTCGTCACCCAATCCGTGGAAGAAGTGAAGAAACAGCTGGAGGAATTCTTCGCTCTCCGCCTTCGGACGGTCCTTCAGGAGGCGGATATCCGTCACGACGTCATCGATGCCGTGTTGGCGGCCGGGGTGGGAGATCCCCGGTTGACGGTGGATAAGGCCCGTTTTCTGACAGAGCGGGTGAAGGAGGAAGACGAATTCAAACCGGTGGTGGAGGCATTCAACCGGGCCGCCAACCTGGGAAGGAAGGGAGATCCCGGGAAGGCGGTGGATCCGTCGCTGATGGAGGAGAAAGCGGAACGCCTTCTCTGGGATGCTTACCGGCAAGCGGCGGACCGCTTCGAAGCCGCCCTGTCCCGTCGGGACGTCTCCGGGATGTACCGGGCCCTGGCGGAGATGGCCCCCGCGATCCATCGCTTCTTCGACGATGTTTTCGTGATGGCCGAGGACGAAGCCGTCCGGGCCAACCGCCTGGCGCTTCTCCGACAGGTGACCGATCAGGTGAAGCGGTTTGCCCATTTTGACCGCTTGGTCGGGTGA
- the ybeY gene encoding rRNA maturation RNase YbeY, with product MGLSVDVQVEIPLTEEERTVLRWIDASLQEAALVEGLPPAEVSVTIVDDEGIRRLNRDFRHVDRPTDVLSFPQWEPGEPMEGAGDGPIPLGDIVISFPRAREQADAYGHSLDREIGFLAVHGFLHLLGYNHETEEEERRMFARQEEILGRVGLER from the coding sequence ATGGGGTTGTCGGTTGATGTTCAGGTGGAGATCCCTTTGACGGAAGAGGAGCGGACCGTGCTCCGTTGGATCGATGCGAGCCTGCAGGAGGCGGCCTTGGTGGAGGGGTTGCCGCCGGCGGAGGTTTCGGTCACGATCGTGGATGATGAGGGCATCCGCAGGTTGAACCGGGACTTTCGCCATGTGGACCGGCCCACCGATGTCCTCTCCTTTCCCCAGTGGGAGCCGGGAGAACCGATGGAGGGCGCCGGAGATGGTCCCATCCCTCTCGGGGATATCGTCATCTCTTTTCCGCGCGCCCGGGAGCAGGCGGACGCCTACGGCCATTCCCTGGATAGGGAAATCGGCTTTCTGGCGGTTCACGGCTTTTTGCACCTGCTCGGATATAATCACGAAACGGAAGAGGAAGAACGCCGCATGTTTGCCCGTCAGGAGGAGATATTGGGGCGTGTCGGCCTCGAAAGGTAG
- a CDS encoding cytidine deaminase, producing the protein MKDTLLAEARRAREHAYVPYSRFPVGAALLTDDGVVFRGCNVENASYGLTNCAERTALFKAISEGKRRFVALAVIADTSGPVAPCGACRQVLAELCPPDMKVYLANLKGDLKETTVEELLPDSFGREELRYEP; encoded by the coding sequence GTGAAAGACACGTTGCTCGCCGAAGCGCGAAGGGCGAGGGAGCACGCATATGTTCCCTACTCCCGCTTTCCGGTGGGGGCGGCCCTTTTGACCGACGACGGCGTGGTGTTCAGGGGGTGCAATGTGGAGAACGCCTCCTACGGGTTGACCAACTGTGCGGAGAGAACCGCCCTGTTCAAGGCCATTTCCGAGGGAAAACGCCGTTTTGTCGCCCTTGCGGTCATCGCCGACACATCCGGTCCCGTCGCTCCCTGCGGGGCTTGTCGCCAGGTGCTGGCGGAATTGTGCCCTCCGGACATGAAGGTGTACCTCGCCAATCTGAAGGGGGATTTGAAGGAAACCACCGTGGAAGAGCTGTTGCCCGACTCCTTTGGCAGGGAGGAACTCCGTTATGAGCCATAA
- the era gene encoding GTPase Era — protein sequence MSHKSGFVALIGRPNVGKSTLMNHVVGKKVAIMSDKPQTTRNRIRGIFTDERGQIVFLDTPGIHKPKSKLGEHLVQTARATLEEVDLILLLVDAEEGMGPGDRFIIEHLKQVETPVFLVVNKIDRVHPDALLPLIDSYRRLYSFKEVVPISALQGNNTGTLVDLIFRELPEGPAYYPADQVTDSPEHFIIGELIREKVLFLTREEIPHSVAVIVEEMVPREDGETVYIRATIYAERPSQKGILIGKRGAMLKEVGRLAREEIERLLGNKVFLDLWVKVKKDWRNEEAYLRRFGYGEVD from the coding sequence ATGAGCCATAAATCGGGATTTGTTGCGCTGATCGGCCGGCCCAACGTGGGAAAATCCACCCTGATGAACCATGTGGTCGGCAAAAAAGTGGCGATCATGTCGGATAAGCCGCAGACGACGCGAAACAGGATCCGGGGCATCTTTACCGATGAGCGGGGGCAGATCGTTTTTCTGGACACCCCCGGCATCCACAAACCCAAATCAAAGCTGGGAGAACATCTGGTTCAAACGGCCCGGGCCACCCTGGAAGAGGTGGATTTGATCCTCCTTCTGGTGGACGCCGAGGAGGGGATGGGGCCGGGGGATCGCTTCATCATCGAGCATCTGAAGCAGGTGGAAACGCCCGTTTTTTTGGTGGTGAACAAGATCGACCGGGTGCATCCCGACGCCCTGCTTCCGCTGATCGATTCCTACCGCCGCCTCTATTCCTTCAAGGAAGTGGTTCCCATTTCCGCGCTGCAGGGGAACAACACGGGCACCCTCGTCGATCTGATCTTCAGGGAATTGCCCGAAGGCCCCGCCTATTACCCGGCGGACCAGGTGACCGATTCCCCGGAACACTTCATCATCGGGGAGCTGATCCGGGAAAAGGTGCTCTTCCTCACCCGGGAAGAGATTCCCCATTCGGTGGCGGTGATCGTGGAGGAGATGGTCCCCCGGGAGGATGGGGAGACGGTCTACATCCGGGCGACGATCTATGCGGAGCGTCCTTCCCAAAAGGGGATTCTGATTGGGAAGCGGGGGGCCATGTTGAAGGAAGTGGGCCGCCTGGCCCGGGAGGAGATCGAACGTTTGCTCGGCAACAAGGTGTTTCTCGACCTGTGGGTGAAGGTGAAAAAGGATTGGCGAAACGAGGAAGCCTATCTGCGCCGGTTCGGCTACGGGGAAGTGGACTAG
- the helD gene encoding RNA polymerase recycling motor HelD: MDREWEQEQKRVDAVVRKIDRQIEALRRQTEGIKENILEISRNFWDDVTLNFSDPHDTLETIASINQQARVMAERERSFRHARRRLTTLVRMKDSPYFGRIDFVEDGESKAEAIYLGIATVRDEGDELPLVYDWRAPIASLYYEGSPGPVRYKTPAGEISGNLKRKRQFIIRDGRIRSMFDTSVTIGDELLQEVLGRHSGTQMKNIVATIQKEQNRIIRSEGKRLLVVSGAAGSGKTSTALQRVAWLLYRYRKSLTAKQVVLFSPNPMFNSYVSTVLPGLGEENMQQTTFQEMLEHRLGKRFRLEDPYDQMEYVLQGLKEPGYEERLQGIRFKTSTRFMEVIDQYLERLRREGLIFRNITFNDRVLISAEEIERLFYALDPSRSIPGRLERLAEQLLDRLDELADEEKDRPWVEDEIELLDAETYQRAYKELQRQKGSSGNCADDFKREREWLASFVVKERFRPLKRSVRRYQFVDIPALYRRLFSDPDFVPRMMPNIRLPQGWEAICAQTAERLDRKELAYEDATPFLYLTEKIEGFHTNPHIRHVFVDEAQDYSPFQFAFLKHLFPRASMTVLGDFNQAIFISAESGFDFLTGLFGSDETDTFILTRSYRSTRQIVLFTRELIEGGDRIEPFDRDGPKPTWTQVEDREKLYEKISGRIRSLQAAGHRTIAIICKSGRESREAYEGLKKHCPALRLMDKETASFEAGPLVIPSYLAKGLEFDAVIVFDAQEARYGRENERKLFYTVCTRAMHELHLYCAGKATPFLSDVSPDLYVVES, translated from the coding sequence ATGGATCGAGAATGGGAACAGGAACAAAAGCGGGTCGATGCCGTCGTCCGGAAGATCGACCGCCAAATCGAAGCACTTCGCCGACAAACGGAAGGGATCAAAGAAAACATTCTGGAAATAAGCAGGAATTTTTGGGATGATGTGACCCTCAACTTCAGCGACCCCCACGACACCCTCGAAACCATCGCCAGCATCAATCAACAAGCGAGGGTGATGGCGGAACGGGAGCGAAGCTTCCGACACGCCCGGAGGCGCCTGACGACGCTGGTCCGGATGAAGGACTCCCCCTACTTCGGAAGGATCGATTTCGTCGAAGACGGGGAATCGAAGGCCGAGGCCATCTATCTGGGAATCGCCACGGTCCGCGATGAGGGGGACGAACTGCCTCTGGTCTATGATTGGCGGGCCCCGATCGCCAGTCTGTATTACGAAGGCTCTCCCGGACCGGTGCGGTATAAAACCCCCGCGGGCGAGATCTCGGGAAACCTGAAGCGGAAACGCCAGTTTATCATCCGCGACGGCCGGATCCGGAGCATGTTCGACACCAGCGTCACGATTGGCGACGAACTGCTTCAGGAGGTCCTCGGCCGCCATTCGGGCACGCAGATGAAAAACATCGTGGCTACCATCCAAAAGGAACAGAACCGCATCATCCGCAGCGAAGGGAAGCGGCTCCTGGTGGTATCGGGAGCGGCGGGCAGCGGAAAAACCTCGACGGCCCTGCAGCGGGTGGCCTGGCTACTGTACCGCTACCGGAAATCGCTGACGGCGAAGCAGGTGGTGCTGTTCTCCCCCAACCCGATGTTCAACAGCTACGTTTCGACGGTTCTTCCCGGGTTGGGCGAGGAAAACATGCAACAGACCACTTTCCAAGAAATGCTGGAGCACCGGCTGGGAAAACGGTTCCGCCTGGAGGATCCCTACGATCAAATGGAGTACGTGCTACAGGGGTTGAAGGAACCGGGATATGAAGAGCGGCTTCAGGGCATCCGGTTTAAGACCTCGACCCGTTTCATGGAAGTGATCGATCAATATCTCGAACGGCTGAGACGGGAAGGGTTGATCTTCAGGAATATAACCTTTAACGACCGGGTTCTCATCTCCGCCGAAGAAATCGAAAGGCTGTTTTATGCCCTCGATCCCTCGCGGTCGATTCCCGGCAGATTGGAACGGCTCGCCGAACAGCTTCTGGATCGGCTGGACGAACTGGCGGATGAAGAGAAAGATCGACCGTGGGTGGAGGATGAGATCGAGCTGCTCGACGCCGAAACCTATCAGCGCGCTTACAAGGAGCTTCAGCGCCAAAAAGGATCCTCCGGAAACTGTGCCGATGACTTCAAAAGGGAACGGGAGTGGCTGGCTTCCTTCGTGGTGAAGGAGCGGTTCCGTCCCCTGAAGAGATCCGTCAGACGATACCAATTTGTCGACATTCCCGCCCTGTACCGGCGACTGTTTTCGGATCCCGATTTCGTACCGCGCATGATGCCGAATATCCGCCTGCCGCAAGGTTGGGAGGCCATCTGCGCCCAGACGGCGGAGCGTCTCGACCGGAAGGAATTGGCTTATGAAGATGCAACCCCGTTTCTGTATCTGACGGAGAAAATCGAAGGGTTTCACACCAACCCCCACATCCGACACGTGTTTGTCGATGAGGCCCAGGACTACTCCCCTTTTCAATTCGCTTTTCTCAAGCATCTGTTCCCGAGGGCCAGCATGACCGTTCTCGGCGACTTCAACCAGGCGATCTTCATCTCCGCCGAATCGGGCTTTGATTTCCTGACCGGCCTGTTCGGCTCCGATGAAACCGACACCTTCATCCTGACGCGGAGCTACCGTTCCACGCGGCAAATCGTCCTGTTCACCCGGGAACTGATCGAGGGCGGAGACCGAATCGAACCCTTTGACCGCGACGGCCCCAAGCCGACGTGGACGCAGGTGGAGGACCGGGAGAAACTTTATGAAAAAATCTCCGGGCGCATCCGGTCCCTTCAGGCCGCCGGCCACCGAACCATCGCGATCATCTGCAAATCCGGCCGGGAAAGCCGGGAAGCCTATGAAGGACTAAAAAAGCACTGTCCCGCGCTTCGGCTCATGGATAAGGAGACGGCCTCCTTTGAAGCCGGCCCCCTGGTCATCCCCTCGTATCTGGCCAAAGGATTGGAATTTGACGCGGTGATCGTTTTCGACGCCCAAGAGGCGCGTTACGGCCGGGAAAATGAACGGAAACTCTTCTACACGGTCTGCACCCGGGCGATGCACGAACTCCACCTTTATTGCGCGGGCAAAGCGACCCCTTTCCTTTCCGATGTGTCGCCGGATCTGTATGTGGTGGAATCGTGA
- a CDS encoding diacylglycerol kinase — protein sequence MWLTKLLHSFRFALEGLKYTLVTQRNMRIHFLTALGVLLLSLYLPLSKIEVLLLFITIVLVLVAELFNTVVEAVVDMITKDFHPLAKVAKDVAAGAVLLCAGLAVVVGVSIFYPYLDLLRFPYFEEGPVPPNIGMVAILVSDFFLTLLLKSWFHRLGRPQWEPSMTTSIAFCIATSVALMIHHLIIALLVYLLTALLVGTRLRIKTRRSPVVIGSLLGTAVALIGFVLL from the coding sequence ATGTGGCTGACCAAACTGCTACATAGTTTCCGGTTCGCGCTGGAAGGATTAAAATATACCCTGGTGACCCAGCGCAACATGCGGATTCATTTTCTGACCGCGCTGGGGGTTCTTCTGCTGAGCCTTTATCTTCCCCTCAGCAAAATCGAGGTACTCCTGCTGTTCATCACGATCGTTCTGGTGTTGGTGGCCGAACTGTTCAACACCGTGGTGGAAGCCGTGGTCGACATGATCACAAAGGATTTTCATCCCTTGGCCAAGGTGGCCAAGGATGTGGCCGCCGGTGCGGTTCTTCTCTGCGCCGGTCTGGCGGTCGTGGTCGGCGTGAGCATTTTTTATCCCTATCTCGATCTGTTGAGGTTTCCCTACTTTGAAGAGGGTCCGGTGCCTCCCAATATCGGAATGGTGGCCATTTTGGTCTCCGACTTTTTCCTGACCCTGCTTCTCAAGAGCTGGTTTCACCGCTTGGGCCGTCCCCAGTGGGAACCCAGCATGACCACGTCCATCGCCTTCTGCATCGCCACTTCCGTCGCCCTGATGATTCACCATCTGATCATTGCTCTCCTGGTGTATCTGCTCACCGCTCTTCTCGTGGGAACGCGGCTGCGCATCAAGACGCGCAGGAGCCCCGTCGTCATCGGCTCCCTTCTGGGAACGGCCGTCGCACTCATCGGATTTGTTCTGCTGTGA
- the glyQ gene encoding glycine--tRNA ligase subunit alpha: MHFQEMILRLQSFWAKQGCVLVQPYDVEKGAGTLNPMTFLRSLGPEPWKVAYVEPSRRPADGRYGENPNRVYQHHQFQVILKPSPEDVQEVYLDSLRALGVDPRRHDIRFVEDNWEHPMLGAAGLGWEVWIDGMEITQFTYFQQVGGLEADPVSVELTYGLERLALYLQDKESVYDLQWVDGVTYGDVFRQAEYEHSKYSFEVADTDFLFRLFDDCEREALRALEAKLVLPAYDWVLKCSHTFNLLEARSAISVTQRTGYIGRVRNLARRCAKAYVEERERLGYPLLKGGENRG; the protein is encoded by the coding sequence ATGCATTTTCAGGAGATGATTCTAAGACTCCAGTCCTTCTGGGCGAAACAGGGATGTGTCCTCGTTCAGCCCTACGATGTGGAGAAGGGGGCGGGAACCCTCAACCCGATGACCTTTTTGCGCTCCCTCGGCCCGGAACCCTGGAAGGTGGCTTACGTGGAGCCCTCCCGCCGGCCGGCGGACGGACGTTACGGGGAAAACCCCAACCGGGTCTATCAGCACCACCAATTTCAGGTGATTCTCAAACCCTCTCCCGAGGATGTCCAGGAAGTGTATCTGGACAGCCTCCGGGCGCTGGGGGTGGATCCCCGCCGCCACGATATCCGCTTCGTGGAGGATAACTGGGAGCATCCCATGCTGGGAGCCGCCGGACTGGGATGGGAAGTGTGGATCGACGGGATGGAGATCACCCAGTTCACCTACTTCCAGCAGGTGGGCGGATTGGAGGCGGATCCCGTGTCCGTGGAGCTCACGTACGGTTTGGAGCGCTTGGCCCTTTACCTGCAGGACAAGGAGAGCGTCTACGATCTTCAGTGGGTGGACGGAGTGACTTACGGAGATGTGTTCCGCCAGGCGGAATATGAGCACTCCAAATATTCCTTTGAGGTGGCCGACACGGATTTCTTGTTCCGCCTCTTCGACGACTGCGAGCGGGAAGCCCTCCGCGCCCTGGAGGCGAAGCTGGTGCTGCCCGCCTACGACTGGGTGCTGAAGTGCTCCCATACTTTCAACCTGCTGGAAGCCCGGAGTGCGATCAGCGTGACCCAGCGGACGGGTTACATCGGCCGGGTGCGGAATCTGGCGAGAAGGTGTGCCAAGGCTTATGTGGAGGAGCGGGAACGGTTGGGTTATCCTCTGTTGAAAGGGGGAGAAAATCGTGGCTGA
- a CDS encoding YqzL family protein, producing MRNFYWNVFAVTGSIDAYLMYKEVDGNENDSADEDREEHAQEEVH from the coding sequence TTGCGCAATTTCTATTGGAATGTCTTTGCGGTAACTGGCAGTATCGATGCGTACCTGATGTATAAGGAAGTCGACGGGAACGAGAACGATTCCGCCGACGAGGACCGGGAGGAGCACGCCCAGGAGGAAGTCCATTAG
- a CDS encoding YIP1 family protein, with the protein MSAPKLWVSIWFSPRKAAKAIMKREQVPLLLVMIKGLVFNLDISASNFLGRYYGLLWILGGSLIGAVVTGLILVGIWSQILAWVGKWFGGIGDVEDVRKIFTWSAVFDAITLLLYAVLTVRMGNGFFQMDAVDITFFDFSLFMLGTVVKFWFYAYLIVALSEVHAFSKWRSFFTILCFLVPLALLGLS; encoded by the coding sequence ATGTCCGCGCCCAAGCTTTGGGTTTCGATCTGGTTCAGTCCCCGAAAAGCCGCAAAGGCGATCATGAAAAGGGAGCAGGTTCCCCTTTTGCTGGTCATGATCAAAGGGTTGGTATTTAACCTGGATATTTCGGCCAGCAATTTTTTGGGAAGGTATTACGGCCTTTTGTGGATCCTGGGAGGATCATTGATCGGAGCTGTGGTTACGGGACTGATCCTGGTTGGGATTTGGAGTCAGATTTTGGCATGGGTTGGGAAATGGTTCGGAGGAATCGGCGATGTCGAAGATGTCCGGAAGATCTTTACATGGTCGGCTGTATTCGATGCGATCACTCTCCTGTTGTATGCGGTGTTGACGGTGCGCATGGGAAACGGGTTTTTTCAGATGGATGCCGTTGACATCACGTTCTTCGACTTCAGCCTGTTTATGCTGGGGACGGTGGTGAAATTCTGGTTTTACGCTTATCTCATCGTGGCCCTTAGTGAGGTTCACGCCTTTTCCAAATGGAGAAGCTTTTTCACCATCCTGTGCTTCCTCGTTCCCCTTGCGCTGTTGGGATTGAGTTGA
- a CDS encoding DUF502 domain-containing protein — protein sequence MFKAIRNYLIIGTLALLPAVATLYVLKLLFQFIDPTLGITVARILDWVGLVEFPLQLGGLRFETHIPGVGLLLTLGLLILVGMLAKSFFGRQMILFTERIFSRIPIVRGIYSTVKQITNAFGHDATSFKRVVMVEYPRKGLYTLGFYTGVSNDEICRQAGKKVLNIFLPTTPNPTSGWLVLIPEKDVIFLDITVEDGLKYIISGGVVVPPANGRGEPTGVPALQPGDSSDVRIRIKGQGEVRP from the coding sequence ATGTTCAAAGCAATCCGCAACTATCTCATCATCGGAACATTGGCTTTGCTTCCCGCCGTGGCCACCCTTTACGTGCTGAAGCTCCTCTTCCAGTTCATCGATCCCACTCTGGGGATCACCGTGGCCCGGATATTGGATTGGGTTGGTTTGGTGGAATTTCCCCTCCAGTTGGGCGGGCTCCGGTTTGAAACCCACATCCCCGGTGTCGGTCTGCTCCTCACCCTGGGGCTGCTCATCCTGGTGGGGATGCTGGCCAAAAGCTTTTTCGGCCGGCAGATGATCCTTTTCACGGAACGGATCTTCTCGCGGATTCCCATCGTCCGGGGAATTTACTCCACCGTCAAGCAGATCACCAACGCCTTCGGCCATGATGCCACTTCCTTCAAGCGGGTGGTGATGGTGGAATATCCGAGAAAGGGTTTGTATACCTTGGGGTTTTACACCGGTGTGAGCAATGACGAGATCTGCCGGCAGGCGGGGAAGAAAGTTCTCAACATTTTCCTTCCCACCACCCCCAATCCCACGTCGGGGTGGCTCGTGCTGATCCCTGAAAAGGACGTCATCTTTCTGGACATTACGGTGGAGGACGGATTAAAATACATCATCTCGGGGGGAGTGGTGGTCCCGCCGGCGAACGGACGCGGGGAACCGACGGGGGTCCCTGCCCTCCAACCGGGAGATTCGTCGGATGTGCGGATCCGCATCAAAGGACAAGGAGAGGTGAGGCCGTGA
- the recO gene encoding DNA repair protein RecO yields the protein MLIKTEGIVIRTRDYGESHKVVVLFTAERGKLPVMARGAKKPRSRLGAVTQLFTRGQYLCFLGGSGMGTLSQGELLSSHHAIRSDLLLTATAAYLVELLDRLTEEMDPLPALYRLLSSTLDQLEEGTDPDILARIFELRVLEAAGYRPVLDKCAFCGSRDRPVRFSVRQGGFLCSDCLHRDPHTLPLSENAVRILRLLQRMTPERLGEVHVKEETKAQLERVLRAFIDEYTGIAFKSRPFLDQLRKDWSKSPDR from the coding sequence ATGTTGATCAAAACCGAGGGAATCGTCATTCGGACCCGGGATTACGGGGAGAGCCACAAGGTGGTCGTCCTGTTCACGGCGGAACGGGGAAAGCTGCCCGTCATGGCCCGGGGGGCGAAAAAGCCGAGAAGCCGCCTGGGGGCGGTCACGCAACTTTTCACTCGGGGCCAATACCTCTGCTTTTTGGGCGGCTCGGGGATGGGCACCCTTTCCCAGGGGGAGCTGCTTTCCTCCCATCATGCGATCCGCTCCGATCTCCTGTTGACGGCGACCGCCGCTTACCTGGTGGAGCTGTTGGACCGGTTGACGGAGGAAATGGATCCATTGCCCGCTTTGTACCGCCTGCTTTCCTCCACCCTGGATCAGCTGGAGGAGGGCACCGATCCGGATATACTGGCGCGGATCTTCGAATTGAGGGTTTTGGAAGCTGCGGGGTACCGGCCTGTTCTCGACAAATGCGCCTTTTGCGGATCAAGAGACCGTCCCGTACGCTTCAGCGTCCGGCAGGGCGGTTTTTTGTGCTCCGACTGCCTTCATCGGGATCCGCATACCCTTCCCCTGTCGGAAAACGCCGTCCGCATATTGCGGCTTTTGCAGCGCATGACGCCGGAGCGCCTCGGGGAAGTGCACGTGAAGGAGGAGACCAAGGCGCAGTTGGAGCGGGTGCTCAGAGCCTTTATCGACGAGTATACCGGCATCGCGTTCAAGTCCCGCCCCTTTTTGGACCAATTGCGCAAAGATTGGTCCAAGTCTCCGGATCGTTGA